Proteins encoded in a region of the Natator depressus isolate rNatDep1 chromosome 25, rNatDep2.hap1, whole genome shotgun sequence genome:
- the MIER2 gene encoding mesoderm induction early response protein 2 isoform X2 codes for MSGRPRIRGSPARPSVRAPHTAMAEASVGRQSPRVVPYPAHNLCPGEPGLQTAAVVSMGSSDHRFTLAEILSQNYGVREEREEEENTQEKEKSLEELEKSFSASQLVLYSVVVPFLMKLCPPLAQSSEMPFEELLALYGYEASDPISEQDSESNDIPRNLPDMTLDKEQIAKDLLSGEEEEETQSSADDLTPSVTSHDASDLFPNQPGSNFLADEDKEPCSSPCASSSAEDSEEDSIPSNECKKEIMVGPQYQAAVPILHLNRHCEKAYENEDQLLWDPNILPEREVEEFLYRAVKRRWDEVSSASLSDGAMVKDNEQALYELVKCNFNAEEALRRLRFNVKVIRDELCAWSEEECRNFEHGFRVHGKNFHLIQANKVRTRSVGECVEYYYMWKKSERYDYFTQQTRFGRKKDYVDNDLDGGEAENATRSRNSPPIPSATSCLDSRFNQDHLAIESAEPLSVESAACSLGSMSESGQAYECSTPSETNCSFDPAEDTSSGGISATCTRHPGNPSEMGLYQLPPAGPGLAEKQETLQSSGETITMDFTLPGDINEGLPLISGRVDLDRDPEALVSPAQVSLSVTDFGIIGIGDVNSFLAAHQACPGPLSQ; via the exons ATGAGCGGGCGGCCCCGCATCCGGGGCTCCCCCGCCCGCCCGTCCGTCCGCGCTCCCCACACGGCCATGGCGGAG GCCTCGGTCGGCAGGCAGAGTCCGAGGGTGGTTCCATACCCAGCCCACAACCTATGTCCTGGAGAGCCTGGTCTTCAGACTGCAGCAG TTGTGTCAATGGGCTCATCTGATCACCgattcaccctagctgagatccTGTCACAGAACTATGGTGTACgagaagagagggaggaggaagaaaatacGCAAGAGAAAGAAAAGTCTTTAGAAGAGCTGGAAAAGAGTTTCAGTGCATCTCAG CTGGTGTTGTACTCGGTGGTTGTTCCATTCCTGATGAAGCTTTGTCCTCCTCTCGCTCAGAGCAGTGAAATGCCATTCGAGGAGCTGCTTGCACTTTACGGCTATGAGGCATCTGATCCGATCTCAGAGCAGGACAGCGAGAGCAATGACATCCCTCGCAACCTGCCGGACATGACCCTGGATAAG GAACAAATAGCGAAGGATTTGCTttcaggggaagaagaggaggagacgCAGTCTTCGGCCGACGATCTGACTCCATCCGTCACGTCCCACGATGCGTCGGACCTTTTCCCAAACCAGCCTGGCT CAAACTTCCTGGCTGATGAAGACAAAGAGCCCTGCTCTTCTCCATGTGCCTCCTCCTCGGCTGAGGATTCCGAAGAGGACTCCATCCCGTCCAACGAGTGCAAGAAG GAGATCATGGTTGGGCCTCAGTACCAGGCAGCTGTTCCTATCCTCCACTTAAACAGGCACTGTGAAAAAG CCTACGAGAATGAAGATCAGCTGCTGTGGGACCCAAACATCCTCCCTGAGCGGGAGGTGGAAGAGTTCTTGTACCGAGCAGTTAAGCGGCGGTGGGACGAGGTTTCCAGTGCCAGTCTGTCAGATGGAGCGATGGTAAAGGACAATGAGCAG gctctgTATGAACTGGTTAAATGTAACTTCAATGCAGAAGAGGCACTGCGGAGATTGCGATTCAATGTGAAGGTCATCAGAG ATGAGCTTTGTGCCTGGAGCGAGGAAGAATGCAGAAACTTTGAACACGGGTTTAGAGTCCATGGGAAAAACTTCCATCTCATACAAGCTAACAAG GTCCGCACCCGGTCAGTGGGAGAGTGCGTGGAGTACTATTACATGTGGAAGAAGTCGGAGCGCTATGACTACTTCACCCAGCAGACTCGCTTCGGAAGGAAGAA GGATTACGTGGATAACGACTTGGATGGGGGTGAGGCGGAAAATGCCACCCGCTCTCGGAACTCCCCACCGATTCCCTCTGCCACCAGCTGCCTGGACTCTCGCTTCAATCAAGATCACCTGGCAATTGAGAGTGCAG AGCCTCTGAGCGTGGAGAGCGCAGCCTGCAGCTTGGGCAGCATGAGCGAGTCGGGCCAGGCTTACGAATGCAGCACTCCCTCAGAGACAAACTGTTCCTTTGACCCTGCAGAGGACACGTCCTCGGGCGGCatctcagccacttgcacacggCATCCAGGTAACCCCTCGGAAATGGGGCTTTATCAGCTGCCACCGGCAGGACCGGGCCTGGCAGAGAAGCAGGAGACATTGCAGAGCTCCGGCGAGACGATAACTATGGACTTCACTCTCCCCGGAGACATTAACGAGGGGTTGCCTTTAATTTCTGGCCGTGTGGATTTGGACAGGGACCCAGAGGCACTGGTGTCCCCTGCTCAAGTGTCCTTATCGGTCACAGATTTTGGCATCATCGGCATTGGAGATGTAAATAGTTTCCTGGCTGCTCACCAGGCCTGCCCGGGGCCTTTGTCACAGTGA
- the MIER2 gene encoding mesoderm induction early response protein 2 isoform X3 → MSGRPRIRGSPARPSVRAPHTAMAEASVGRQSPRVVPYPAHNLCPGEPGLQTAAVVSMGSSDHRFTLAEILSQNYGVREEREEEENTQEKEKSLEELEKSFSASQSSEMPFEELLALYGYEASDPISEQDSESNDIPRNLPDMTLDKEQIAKDLLSGEEEEETQSSADDLTPSVTSHDASDLFPNQPGSNFLADEDKEPCSSPCASSSAEDSEEDSIPSNECKKEIMVGPQYQAAVPILHLNRHCEKAYENEDQLLWDPNILPEREVEEFLYRAVKRRWDEVSSASLSDGAMVKDNEQALYELVKCNFNAEEALRRLRFNVKVIRDELCAWSEEECRNFEHGFRVHGKNFHLIQANKVRTRSVGECVEYYYMWKKSERYDYFTQQTRFGRKKYVLHPGATDYVDNDLDGGEAENATRSRNSPPIPSATSCLDSRFNQDHLAIESAEPLSVESAACSLGSMSESGQAYECSTPSETNCSFDPAEDTSSGGISATCTRHPGNPSEMGLYQLPPAGPGLAEKQETLQSSGETITMDFTLPGDINEGLPLISGRVDLDRDPEALVSPAQVSLSVTDFGIIGIGDVNSFLAAHQACPGPLSQ, encoded by the exons ATGAGCGGGCGGCCCCGCATCCGGGGCTCCCCCGCCCGCCCGTCCGTCCGCGCTCCCCACACGGCCATGGCGGAG GCCTCGGTCGGCAGGCAGAGTCCGAGGGTGGTTCCATACCCAGCCCACAACCTATGTCCTGGAGAGCCTGGTCTTCAGACTGCAGCAG TTGTGTCAATGGGCTCATCTGATCACCgattcaccctagctgagatccTGTCACAGAACTATGGTGTACgagaagagagggaggaggaagaaaatacGCAAGAGAAAGAAAAGTCTTTAGAAGAGCTGGAAAAGAGTTTCAGTGCATCTCAG AGCAGTGAAATGCCATTCGAGGAGCTGCTTGCACTTTACGGCTATGAGGCATCTGATCCGATCTCAGAGCAGGACAGCGAGAGCAATGACATCCCTCGCAACCTGCCGGACATGACCCTGGATAAG GAACAAATAGCGAAGGATTTGCTttcaggggaagaagaggaggagacgCAGTCTTCGGCCGACGATCTGACTCCATCCGTCACGTCCCACGATGCGTCGGACCTTTTCCCAAACCAGCCTGGCT CAAACTTCCTGGCTGATGAAGACAAAGAGCCCTGCTCTTCTCCATGTGCCTCCTCCTCGGCTGAGGATTCCGAAGAGGACTCCATCCCGTCCAACGAGTGCAAGAAG GAGATCATGGTTGGGCCTCAGTACCAGGCAGCTGTTCCTATCCTCCACTTAAACAGGCACTGTGAAAAAG CCTACGAGAATGAAGATCAGCTGCTGTGGGACCCAAACATCCTCCCTGAGCGGGAGGTGGAAGAGTTCTTGTACCGAGCAGTTAAGCGGCGGTGGGACGAGGTTTCCAGTGCCAGTCTGTCAGATGGAGCGATGGTAAAGGACAATGAGCAG gctctgTATGAACTGGTTAAATGTAACTTCAATGCAGAAGAGGCACTGCGGAGATTGCGATTCAATGTGAAGGTCATCAGAG ATGAGCTTTGTGCCTGGAGCGAGGAAGAATGCAGAAACTTTGAACACGGGTTTAGAGTCCATGGGAAAAACTTCCATCTCATACAAGCTAACAAG GTCCGCACCCGGTCAGTGGGAGAGTGCGTGGAGTACTATTACATGTGGAAGAAGTCGGAGCGCTATGACTACTTCACCCAGCAGACTCGCTTCGGAAGGAAGAAGTATGTCCTCCACCCTGGAGCCAC GGATTACGTGGATAACGACTTGGATGGGGGTGAGGCGGAAAATGCCACCCGCTCTCGGAACTCCCCACCGATTCCCTCTGCCACCAGCTGCCTGGACTCTCGCTTCAATCAAGATCACCTGGCAATTGAGAGTGCAG AGCCTCTGAGCGTGGAGAGCGCAGCCTGCAGCTTGGGCAGCATGAGCGAGTCGGGCCAGGCTTACGAATGCAGCACTCCCTCAGAGACAAACTGTTCCTTTGACCCTGCAGAGGACACGTCCTCGGGCGGCatctcagccacttgcacacggCATCCAGGTAACCCCTCGGAAATGGGGCTTTATCAGCTGCCACCGGCAGGACCGGGCCTGGCAGAGAAGCAGGAGACATTGCAGAGCTCCGGCGAGACGATAACTATGGACTTCACTCTCCCCGGAGACATTAACGAGGGGTTGCCTTTAATTTCTGGCCGTGTGGATTTGGACAGGGACCCAGAGGCACTGGTGTCCCCTGCTCAAGTGTCCTTATCGGTCACAGATTTTGGCATCATCGGCATTGGAGATGTAAATAGTTTCCTGGCTGCTCACCAGGCCTGCCCGGGGCCTTTGTCACAGTGA
- the MIER2 gene encoding mesoderm induction early response protein 2 isoform X4 has product MGSSDHRFTLAEILSQNYGVREEREEEENTQEKEKSLEELEKSFSASQLVLYSVVVPFLMKLCPPLAQSSEMPFEELLALYGYEASDPISEQDSESNDIPRNLPDMTLDKEQIAKDLLSGEEEEETQSSADDLTPSVTSHDASDLFPNQPGSNFLADEDKEPCSSPCASSSAEDSEEDSIPSNECKKEIMVGPQYQAAVPILHLNRHCEKAYENEDQLLWDPNILPEREVEEFLYRAVKRRWDEVSSASLSDGAMVKDNEQALYELVKCNFNAEEALRRLRFNVKVIRDELCAWSEEECRNFEHGFRVHGKNFHLIQANKVRTRSVGECVEYYYMWKKSERYDYFTQQTRFGRKKYVLHPGATDYVDNDLDGGEAENATRSRNSPPIPSATSCLDSRFNQDHLAIESAEPLSVESAACSLGSMSESGQAYECSTPSETNCSFDPAEDTSSGGISATCTRHPGNPSEMGLYQLPPAGPGLAEKQETLQSSGETITMDFTLPGDINEGLPLISGRVDLDRDPEALVSPAQVSLSVTDFGIIGIGDVNSFLAAHQACPGPLSQ; this is encoded by the exons ATGGGCTCATCTGATCACCgattcaccctagctgagatccTGTCACAGAACTATGGTGTACgagaagagagggaggaggaagaaaatacGCAAGAGAAAGAAAAGTCTTTAGAAGAGCTGGAAAAGAGTTTCAGTGCATCTCAG CTGGTGTTGTACTCGGTGGTTGTTCCATTCCTGATGAAGCTTTGTCCTCCTCTCGCTCAGAGCAGTGAAATGCCATTCGAGGAGCTGCTTGCACTTTACGGCTATGAGGCATCTGATCCGATCTCAGAGCAGGACAGCGAGAGCAATGACATCCCTCGCAACCTGCCGGACATGACCCTGGATAAG GAACAAATAGCGAAGGATTTGCTttcaggggaagaagaggaggagacgCAGTCTTCGGCCGACGATCTGACTCCATCCGTCACGTCCCACGATGCGTCGGACCTTTTCCCAAACCAGCCTGGCT CAAACTTCCTGGCTGATGAAGACAAAGAGCCCTGCTCTTCTCCATGTGCCTCCTCCTCGGCTGAGGATTCCGAAGAGGACTCCATCCCGTCCAACGAGTGCAAGAAG GAGATCATGGTTGGGCCTCAGTACCAGGCAGCTGTTCCTATCCTCCACTTAAACAGGCACTGTGAAAAAG CCTACGAGAATGAAGATCAGCTGCTGTGGGACCCAAACATCCTCCCTGAGCGGGAGGTGGAAGAGTTCTTGTACCGAGCAGTTAAGCGGCGGTGGGACGAGGTTTCCAGTGCCAGTCTGTCAGATGGAGCGATGGTAAAGGACAATGAGCAG gctctgTATGAACTGGTTAAATGTAACTTCAATGCAGAAGAGGCACTGCGGAGATTGCGATTCAATGTGAAGGTCATCAGAG ATGAGCTTTGTGCCTGGAGCGAGGAAGAATGCAGAAACTTTGAACACGGGTTTAGAGTCCATGGGAAAAACTTCCATCTCATACAAGCTAACAAG GTCCGCACCCGGTCAGTGGGAGAGTGCGTGGAGTACTATTACATGTGGAAGAAGTCGGAGCGCTATGACTACTTCACCCAGCAGACTCGCTTCGGAAGGAAGAAGTATGTCCTCCACCCTGGAGCCAC GGATTACGTGGATAACGACTTGGATGGGGGTGAGGCGGAAAATGCCACCCGCTCTCGGAACTCCCCACCGATTCCCTCTGCCACCAGCTGCCTGGACTCTCGCTTCAATCAAGATCACCTGGCAATTGAGAGTGCAG AGCCTCTGAGCGTGGAGAGCGCAGCCTGCAGCTTGGGCAGCATGAGCGAGTCGGGCCAGGCTTACGAATGCAGCACTCCCTCAGAGACAAACTGTTCCTTTGACCCTGCAGAGGACACGTCCTCGGGCGGCatctcagccacttgcacacggCATCCAGGTAACCCCTCGGAAATGGGGCTTTATCAGCTGCCACCGGCAGGACCGGGCCTGGCAGAGAAGCAGGAGACATTGCAGAGCTCCGGCGAGACGATAACTATGGACTTCACTCTCCCCGGAGACATTAACGAGGGGTTGCCTTTAATTTCTGGCCGTGTGGATTTGGACAGGGACCCAGAGGCACTGGTGTCCCCTGCTCAAGTGTCCTTATCGGTCACAGATTTTGGCATCATCGGCATTGGAGATGTAAATAGTTTCCTGGCTGCTCACCAGGCCTGCCCGGGGCCTTTGTCACAGTGA
- the MIER2 gene encoding mesoderm induction early response protein 2 isoform X5, translating into MPFEELLALYGYEASDPISEQDSESNDIPRNLPDMTLDKEQIAKDLLSGEEEEETQSSADDLTPSVTSHDASDLFPNQPGSNFLADEDKEPCSSPCASSSAEDSEEDSIPSNECKKEIMVGPQYQAAVPILHLNRHCEKAYENEDQLLWDPNILPEREVEEFLYRAVKRRWDEVSSASLSDGAMVKDNEQALYELVKCNFNAEEALRRLRFNVKVIRDELCAWSEEECRNFEHGFRVHGKNFHLIQANKVRTRSVGECVEYYYMWKKSERYDYFTQQTRFGRKKYVLHPGATDYVDNDLDGGEAENATRSRNSPPIPSATSCLDSRFNQDHLAIESAEPLSVESAACSLGSMSESGQAYECSTPSETNCSFDPAEDTSSGGISATCTRHPGNPSEMGLYQLPPAGPGLAEKQETLQSSGETITMDFTLPGDINEGLPLISGRVDLDRDPEALVSPAQVSLSVTDFGIIGIGDVNSFLAAHQACPGPLSQ; encoded by the exons ATGCCATTCGAGGAGCTGCTTGCACTTTACGGCTATGAGGCATCTGATCCGATCTCAGAGCAGGACAGCGAGAGCAATGACATCCCTCGCAACCTGCCGGACATGACCCTGGATAAG GAACAAATAGCGAAGGATTTGCTttcaggggaagaagaggaggagacgCAGTCTTCGGCCGACGATCTGACTCCATCCGTCACGTCCCACGATGCGTCGGACCTTTTCCCAAACCAGCCTGGCT CAAACTTCCTGGCTGATGAAGACAAAGAGCCCTGCTCTTCTCCATGTGCCTCCTCCTCGGCTGAGGATTCCGAAGAGGACTCCATCCCGTCCAACGAGTGCAAGAAG GAGATCATGGTTGGGCCTCAGTACCAGGCAGCTGTTCCTATCCTCCACTTAAACAGGCACTGTGAAAAAG CCTACGAGAATGAAGATCAGCTGCTGTGGGACCCAAACATCCTCCCTGAGCGGGAGGTGGAAGAGTTCTTGTACCGAGCAGTTAAGCGGCGGTGGGACGAGGTTTCCAGTGCCAGTCTGTCAGATGGAGCGATGGTAAAGGACAATGAGCAG gctctgTATGAACTGGTTAAATGTAACTTCAATGCAGAAGAGGCACTGCGGAGATTGCGATTCAATGTGAAGGTCATCAGAG ATGAGCTTTGTGCCTGGAGCGAGGAAGAATGCAGAAACTTTGAACACGGGTTTAGAGTCCATGGGAAAAACTTCCATCTCATACAAGCTAACAAG GTCCGCACCCGGTCAGTGGGAGAGTGCGTGGAGTACTATTACATGTGGAAGAAGTCGGAGCGCTATGACTACTTCACCCAGCAGACTCGCTTCGGAAGGAAGAAGTATGTCCTCCACCCTGGAGCCAC GGATTACGTGGATAACGACTTGGATGGGGGTGAGGCGGAAAATGCCACCCGCTCTCGGAACTCCCCACCGATTCCCTCTGCCACCAGCTGCCTGGACTCTCGCTTCAATCAAGATCACCTGGCAATTGAGAGTGCAG AGCCTCTGAGCGTGGAGAGCGCAGCCTGCAGCTTGGGCAGCATGAGCGAGTCGGGCCAGGCTTACGAATGCAGCACTCCCTCAGAGACAAACTGTTCCTTTGACCCTGCAGAGGACACGTCCTCGGGCGGCatctcagccacttgcacacggCATCCAGGTAACCCCTCGGAAATGGGGCTTTATCAGCTGCCACCGGCAGGACCGGGCCTGGCAGAGAAGCAGGAGACATTGCAGAGCTCCGGCGAGACGATAACTATGGACTTCACTCTCCCCGGAGACATTAACGAGGGGTTGCCTTTAATTTCTGGCCGTGTGGATTTGGACAGGGACCCAGAGGCACTGGTGTCCCCTGCTCAAGTGTCCTTATCGGTCACAGATTTTGGCATCATCGGCATTGGAGATGTAAATAGTTTCCTGGCTGCTCACCAGGCCTGCCCGGGGCCTTTGTCACAGTGA
- the MIER2 gene encoding mesoderm induction early response protein 2 isoform X1, whose product MSGRPRIRGSPARPSVRAPHTAMAEASVGRQSPRVVPYPAHNLCPGEPGLQTAAVVSMGSSDHRFTLAEILSQNYGVREEREEEENTQEKEKSLEELEKSFSASQLVLYSVVVPFLMKLCPPLAQSSEMPFEELLALYGYEASDPISEQDSESNDIPRNLPDMTLDKEQIAKDLLSGEEEEETQSSADDLTPSVTSHDASDLFPNQPGSNFLADEDKEPCSSPCASSSAEDSEEDSIPSNECKKEIMVGPQYQAAVPILHLNRHCEKAYENEDQLLWDPNILPEREVEEFLYRAVKRRWDEVSSASLSDGAMVKDNEQALYELVKCNFNAEEALRRLRFNVKVIRDELCAWSEEECRNFEHGFRVHGKNFHLIQANKVRTRSVGECVEYYYMWKKSERYDYFTQQTRFGRKKYVLHPGATDYVDNDLDGGEAENATRSRNSPPIPSATSCLDSRFNQDHLAIESAEPLSVESAACSLGSMSESGQAYECSTPSETNCSFDPAEDTSSGGISATCTRHPGNPSEMGLYQLPPAGPGLAEKQETLQSSGETITMDFTLPGDINEGLPLISGRVDLDRDPEALVSPAQVSLSVTDFGIIGIGDVNSFLAAHQACPGPLSQ is encoded by the exons ATGAGCGGGCGGCCCCGCATCCGGGGCTCCCCCGCCCGCCCGTCCGTCCGCGCTCCCCACACGGCCATGGCGGAG GCCTCGGTCGGCAGGCAGAGTCCGAGGGTGGTTCCATACCCAGCCCACAACCTATGTCCTGGAGAGCCTGGTCTTCAGACTGCAGCAG TTGTGTCAATGGGCTCATCTGATCACCgattcaccctagctgagatccTGTCACAGAACTATGGTGTACgagaagagagggaggaggaagaaaatacGCAAGAGAAAGAAAAGTCTTTAGAAGAGCTGGAAAAGAGTTTCAGTGCATCTCAG CTGGTGTTGTACTCGGTGGTTGTTCCATTCCTGATGAAGCTTTGTCCTCCTCTCGCTCAGAGCAGTGAAATGCCATTCGAGGAGCTGCTTGCACTTTACGGCTATGAGGCATCTGATCCGATCTCAGAGCAGGACAGCGAGAGCAATGACATCCCTCGCAACCTGCCGGACATGACCCTGGATAAG GAACAAATAGCGAAGGATTTGCTttcaggggaagaagaggaggagacgCAGTCTTCGGCCGACGATCTGACTCCATCCGTCACGTCCCACGATGCGTCGGACCTTTTCCCAAACCAGCCTGGCT CAAACTTCCTGGCTGATGAAGACAAAGAGCCCTGCTCTTCTCCATGTGCCTCCTCCTCGGCTGAGGATTCCGAAGAGGACTCCATCCCGTCCAACGAGTGCAAGAAG GAGATCATGGTTGGGCCTCAGTACCAGGCAGCTGTTCCTATCCTCCACTTAAACAGGCACTGTGAAAAAG CCTACGAGAATGAAGATCAGCTGCTGTGGGACCCAAACATCCTCCCTGAGCGGGAGGTGGAAGAGTTCTTGTACCGAGCAGTTAAGCGGCGGTGGGACGAGGTTTCCAGTGCCAGTCTGTCAGATGGAGCGATGGTAAAGGACAATGAGCAG gctctgTATGAACTGGTTAAATGTAACTTCAATGCAGAAGAGGCACTGCGGAGATTGCGATTCAATGTGAAGGTCATCAGAG ATGAGCTTTGTGCCTGGAGCGAGGAAGAATGCAGAAACTTTGAACACGGGTTTAGAGTCCATGGGAAAAACTTCCATCTCATACAAGCTAACAAG GTCCGCACCCGGTCAGTGGGAGAGTGCGTGGAGTACTATTACATGTGGAAGAAGTCGGAGCGCTATGACTACTTCACCCAGCAGACTCGCTTCGGAAGGAAGAAGTATGTCCTCCACCCTGGAGCCAC GGATTACGTGGATAACGACTTGGATGGGGGTGAGGCGGAAAATGCCACCCGCTCTCGGAACTCCCCACCGATTCCCTCTGCCACCAGCTGCCTGGACTCTCGCTTCAATCAAGATCACCTGGCAATTGAGAGTGCAG AGCCTCTGAGCGTGGAGAGCGCAGCCTGCAGCTTGGGCAGCATGAGCGAGTCGGGCCAGGCTTACGAATGCAGCACTCCCTCAGAGACAAACTGTTCCTTTGACCCTGCAGAGGACACGTCCTCGGGCGGCatctcagccacttgcacacggCATCCAGGTAACCCCTCGGAAATGGGGCTTTATCAGCTGCCACCGGCAGGACCGGGCCTGGCAGAGAAGCAGGAGACATTGCAGAGCTCCGGCGAGACGATAACTATGGACTTCACTCTCCCCGGAGACATTAACGAGGGGTTGCCTTTAATTTCTGGCCGTGTGGATTTGGACAGGGACCCAGAGGCACTGGTGTCCCCTGCTCAAGTGTCCTTATCGGTCACAGATTTTGGCATCATCGGCATTGGAGATGTAAATAGTTTCCTGGCTGCTCACCAGGCCTGCCCGGGGCCTTTGTCACAGTGA